The sequence CGCTGTCATAGTGGCTGCTCATAATGAGGAAGAAGTAATTGAGCCTCTGATCGACAATCTGAAAAAGATGGATTATCCTTCAGAACTTTACGACATATATGTGATATGTGACAACTGCACCGATAATACCGCACAGATTGTTCGTAATGCGGGCGCAATCGCATGTGAACGGTTTGACGATTCCAGGCGTGGAAAAGGATACGCCATTGAGTGGATGCTGGACCGTCTGTGGGAACAGGAGAAGCAGTATGACGCCGTGGTCATGTTTGACGCCGACAACCTGGTGGCTACCGACTTCCTGCGTCACATGAACGAGAAATTGCTGAAGGGCGACCGTGTAATTCAAGGTTATCTGGACACCAAGAACCCCTATGATTCATGGATTGCCATTTCGTATGCGATCTCCTATTACTTCACCAACCGCATGTGGCAATTGCCGAGGTTCAATCTTGGACTGGCAAATGCCTTGGGCGGTACGGGGATCTGTATTGATACCCCTTTGCTGAAGGAGATGGGCTGGGGTGCTCATTCCCTGACGGAAGATGTGGAATTCACAGCTCGCTGCGTGGAACGCGGCATCTATCCGACCTGGGCACATGACGCGATTGTATATGACGAGAAACCGAATACGCTGAAAGCATCCTGGAACCAACGAATGCGCTGGATGCAGGGACATTTTGACTGTGCTTCCCGCTTCCTGATTCCCCTGTTGGCAAAGAGCATCAAGACGAGAAACTGGGCGATGCTGGATGCGGCACTGTATCTGTTTCAACCGATGAGGTTGCTGATTATCCTCCTGATTACCATAATCCTGTACCTGCAACTGGTTATGCCCGAGTGGTGGGCTGTCACCGACATTCAGGAGATCCTTTTCCCGACGGAATTCTGGACAGTGGTGAGCATTCTGATATACGGTCAGCTGCCCTTGGCCATGATTCTGGAAAAGGCTAACTGGCGAGCCTATCTGGGATTGGTGATGTATCCGATCTTCCTGATTACCTGGTTCCCGATTACGGTTATCGCATTCTTTACCAAGAACAACAAGACCTGGAGCCATACGGTTCATTCCCGGGGAATCCGGGTGGAAGAGTTGTCAAGATAAACAATAGACAGCCAAGGGTAGGCAAACAGCCTACCCTACAACATTTTCAGCAGCGCTTCCCGTCCGGTCATCCCCGGCACGATCCCCATTTCTTCTGCCTTCGCTGTTACGGACTCCAAGGGCATGTTCAGAAGATCGTCCAGACTGCGGACTCCAACAGCCCGGCCTGCAATGATGCCTCTGTCAGCCAGTTTTTCATTCAGCAGTCCCACGTCCAGGGCTCCGCACATGATATATCCCTTGTCGGTCTTGATTGCAATCAGATTGGTCTTGGGAAGTTCCACATGTACCCCTATTACGGTGTGCCCTTCAATTTCAATCGGTTTGACGTGAACCAAAGCGCATCCCTCTTCCCATAGTCGTCTCCTATAAATTATGGGAATACAACCTGTTATTGTTACGGGCGTTTGCCCGTGAAAGCGAAAAAAATCTGTACTATACTGGTACCAGAACCTGAACCTGAACCAAATGTGGGGGAGCCTAATGAACATCCTGTTGACAACACTGAATGCGAAATTTGTCCATTCATCGCTGGCGCTCCGGTATTTGCGGAGTTATGCAGAGCCGTATTTTCCGGACATACGTCTGATGGAGTATACAATCAACGACTTGTCGGACAAGATTGCCGCCGACATATATAAAAACAAACCTGACGTTGTAGGTTTCTCCTGTTATATCTGGAACATTCAGGAGACAGTGTCCGTAATCAAACATCTGAAAAAAGTCCTGCCTGAAGTGAAGATTGTACTTGGCGGACCCGAAGTGACGTACGAGACCCGGCCGTTTATGGAGCAGCATCCTTATGTGGACTTCGTGGTGGCAGGTGAAGGGGAGCAGACCTTTCTGGAACTGCTGCAAGCCCTCGCCCAGGGGAGGGGAGCCGAAGGGATCCAAGGAGTTGTTTACCGGGATGGCGACATGATCCGGGAGAATCCGCCCCGTCCGATGCTGGCAGACTTGAATGCAATTCCATCCCCCTATCAAGACCGGCTAGAAGAGCTGGAAAACCGAATCGTCTATTTCGAATGCTCGCGTGGTTGTCCTTTCAAGTGTCAGTACTGTTTGTCCTCAATCGAAGACGGGGTAAGGTTTTTTGAGATGGAGCGGGTTAAAAGGGATTTGAAGAGATTGATTGACGCGGGAGTGCGGCAAATTAAGTTTGTGGACCGGACGTTTAACATCCACAAGCAATATGCATTGGAAATTTTTCAGTTCCTGATCGCTAACCGGAAAGATACGACGTTTCATTTTGAGATTACGGCCGATATTCTGAAACCCGAGATTGTTGATTTTCTTAATGAGAATGCGCCGAAAGGCCTCTTCCAGTTCGAAATCGGGGTGCAATCCACCAACGATTTGACCAACGCTTTGGTGCAGCGCAGACAGAATTTCGGGAAGCTTTCGAACACGGTGACAAAAATCAGGCAGGGAGGCAAGATTCACCAACATCTTGATCTGATCGCCGGTTTGCCGGAGGAAGACTACATGTCGTTTCGCAAGACTTTCAACGATGTGTATGCGTTAAAGCCGGACGAGCTTCAACTGGGGTTTCTGAAGATGTTAAAGGGGGTCGGAGTGAAAATCCGGGCTGCGGACCATGGATATGTCTGGAGTGAGGAGCCGCCCTATGAAATTTACTGCAACAATGTGCTTTCCTATGAAGACGTTTTAAGGCTGAAAGGAATCGAAGACATTCTGGAGCGTTACAGCAATTCGCATAAATTCGATGTTTCGCTCCCATATATAATGGCCCAGGAATTTGATACTCCCTTTGACTTTTTTGAACAGTTTGCCGATTATTGGGAGGACAACTGCCTGTTTAAGGTGGGCCACCGCTTGAAGGCTTTGTACGAGCATCTGCATGCATTCCTTGAGGCCCGAAAGTCTCAACAGCTTCCCGTTATAAGAGAGCTGCTGAAATTGGACATGGTTCTTCATGAACGCTCCCGCCAGTGGCCTGGTTGGGTTCAGCCGGAGCGGGATCGGGAGAAAGTGGAGCAAATCTACAATCTCTTGCAAGATGAGGCGTGGAGAAGGACAAATATCCCTGTACTGGCCAATGTGCCGGCCCATTTGATTCGCAAGAACGTCTATATTATGACGCTTTCGTGTAATGTGGATCTGGCAGTCAACCAACCGGAAATCGCACAGACAGGCCAGGAACGAAGTACGATTGTGGTATTCTATGATGCGCCGCACAGACAGGCGGGGACCGGTGATTATTTTGTGGTAGCCGATTCAATCTGTCAGAGGTAACAAAGGGAGTCCCTCACTGAGGGATTCCCTTTCTTTGGTTATGTAACAATCATTTGATATCGGTGCAACAAGCAAATTTCCAGAACATGTGTTTGCATATTTTCGTTGGCAGGCACTATAATAAGTAACACAGAACATTTATTCGGTTCAGGAGGTAGTTTATGCGCCCAACCGCGTTACTTCGACATATCATCCAACTGGAGATGCCGGAAGCCGAGCTACAGGGGGCATGGAAGCAATGGGTAAGGGAAACAAGCGATGAAATGGATTTATGGTTTGGTGGATATGCAGAGTTTCTACGCATCATGTGAAGTCGCCTCCCGTCCCGAGTATGCATTGGCACGCCGTGAGAATGATGACTCCACCGATCCCCTCCTTGTGGTTTCAGGCGATCCTGGGCGAAGATCCGGTGTGATCCTGGCGGCGACCCCCACGGCGAAGAAGGCCGGCATTGAAAATGCGATGCGGCTTGGAGAGGCACTCCGATACTGTCCAACAGTAACCGTTGTAAAACCCCGAATGCAATTTTACCTGGAAACCAGCATTCGCATTCAACAGGTGATTCAATCCATGTTCCCCTTGCATGAACAATTTTCGGTGGATGAAGCCTTTTTTGCTTTTCCCTTTCCGTCGATTTTGTTCCCGGATCCGATTACGGCCGTCCGCCAACTGAAAGAGAGCATTTGGGACCTGTTCCGGCTCCGCTGCCGCATTGGTCTTTCCTACAACAAATGGATGGCCAAGATGGCAAATAAACAAGCCAAAAAACATCCGGATGGGATTGTATGGTGGACGGAGGAGGATGTACCCACGAAGCTTCATCGTTTGTCTGTATTCGATATGTGGGGACTCAAGCGCCGGGCGGAAAGTTTATACTACGAGTTTGGCGCACGAACGATCGGCGATGTGGCACAAATCCCGGAAGTGAAACTGCAGCATCGGTTTGGGGTGTGGGGAACGGTAATCTATCGATGGAGTCATGGGCGGGACTATTCCAGGATGAATCCTGATTCCTATGATGTGCCTCATAAGGGAATTTCGCACCGCACCACTTTGCCCAAAGATTTTTATAAGCGTACAGAGATCATTATCGTCATTCAAGAACTTTTGGATGAGGTCTGTCGCAGAGCGAGATCTGCAGGCCAGAAAGGCCGGCGTGTGGGTCTCGGCTTGACTTATGAAAGGCTTCAAAGTGGATTTTATAAAGCGAAAACACTCCATTTTTATTCGAATGAACCCCATGATCTGTATCCGTTTTTGCTGGAGTTACTCGACAAGTGGTGGACCGGTGACGGTGTGAGAGCTGTCAGTGTCTCGCTTGATTTGTTGCAACACTCAAATACCCTTCAGTTGTCGTTGTTGGATGATGTAAGCAAACGTCACGATTTATCGAGAGTGGTTGATGAGATTCGGACCAAATATGGCGAGGCCAGTATTATGCGGGCCGTCAGCCTTCAGGAAGCGGGCCAATTGAGGGAGAGGAGCAAAAAGATTGGCGGACACTATATGTAACGAACAGGGGTGAAACCATGCGAATTATCGACGGCAACATTTTTGAGGCGATGCGGCTCGTGCTGCCGGAACACAGAGAACTCATGGAACGTTCCAAGCAGGAATCAAAAAAACGTAAGCAACCTATCCTGTCCGAAGATGAATGGAGCCAAATGGGATATATTCTTGGGGAATCCATGCAGCACAAACATAAAATCCGCATCACATTGTTTGATCCCCATGAGGATGTGGTTTGGGAAGGGACTCCGCTGATTAAAGACGGGAAATTGCACCTTCAGACTTACGATGGTATCCGGCAAGTCCCGTTAAAGAGAGTGGTAAAGATAGAGGGCATCAAATAAAAACTGACGAAAGAAGTCGCGGCCGGAATTGAGTCTGTCAGCGAAGCGGGCAACTTATTCCGTCAGATTCAGTCAGCTATTGACGGAGTTACCGCTCAGATCCGGGAAGTGACAGAAAGAGCGAAGCAAATCGAAGCGATGGCGGAAGAAGCAGTCAATATGATCATGGCTGTCAAGGAGGGGGCGGAGAGCGTTGCGGCAGGTGCCGAGAATGTATCGGCAGCCACTGAACAACAGTTGGCTGCCATGGAAGAGATCTCATCTTCCGCTTCCTCACTGACAAAGATGGCAACAGAATTGCAGAATCTGACCGGACAGTTCAAAGTCTGAATGCCTGCGGCCCGTTACATGGGCCGCAGTTTTTTTGCATAATCTATGTAAGCTAAAGTATTCTATACAATTATTACTTATTGTAATACAATAAAACTTGGCATTTTTTACATAACCGAGGGGGCTTCCATATGGATCAATTAATGACAATGTTCAAGGAGTTGACAGAGGCATCCGGTGCACCGGGGCAGGAGGAAGAAGTTCGCGGACTGATGCACCGGTATTTGCAGCCGCTTTCGGAAGAAATCCTGACTGACAATCTGGGCAGCATCATCGCCAGAAAGACCGGAGCCCCAAATGGTCCAAAGATCATGTTGGCGGGTCATCTGGATGAGATTGCACTGCTGGTGACACACGTCACATCCAAGGGATATATCAAGTTCCAGCCCCTTGGCGGATGGTGGTCTCAAGTTATGCTGGCACAACGGGTAGTAATCAAGACCCGCAAAGGAGACATTGTGGGGGTTATCGGATCGAAACCGCCTCATGTCCTGTCTCCGGAAGAAAGGAACAAGGTTGTCCAGATCAAGGACATGTTCATTGACATAGGTGCTTCCAGTGCGGAAGAGGTGAAGGAGTTTGGCGTGCGGCCCGGGGATCCGATACTGCCGATCTGTCCGTTCCAAGTTATGAACAATGAGAAATTCATCATGGGCAAAGCGCTTGACAACCGCGCAGGTTGCGCATTGTCTGTAGAAGTTTTGAGGCAGCTGCAGGGCGTCCAGCACCCGAATGTTGTCTACAGCGGGGCGACAGTACAGGAAGAGGTAGGGCTTAGAGGCGCCGCCACTTTGCCGCACATAGTGGAACCGGATATTTTCTTTGCGCTCGATGTGGGCATCGCCGGGGACACGCCCGGGATGCCGGAAGACCAGATGCCAAACAGCAAGTGCGGCAAAGGACCTCTGGTTATCCTGTATGACTATTCAATGGTTCCCCACAAGAAACTGTTGGATTTCGTTCTAGACACAGCCGAGGAAGAGGGCATTCCGGTCCAGTTTGAATCCATGCCGGGTGGCGGTACCGATGCAGGCAAGGTGCACTTGTTCAAAAAAGGGGTTCCGTCGCTGGTGATCGGATTTCCAACTCGTTACATCCACAGCCATGCATCGATTATGCATCGGGATGATTTTGAAAATGCGGCGAAGCTCTTGGTGGCAGTTATCAAGAAGCTTGATGCAGACACATATGCATCCCTTCTGCGTTAGGCCGCTACCGGCCAACCTCTTTCAATCCCTGAAAGAGGTTTTTCTTTGTGCATACTAATACCTACATTAGTAATGGAGGGGCACCATGCGTACCATCCTTTTCAACCATTCTCTGATCGCCGCCCTGTTAGCGGTGGGACTGGCCCAGTTCCTCAAGGTGCCGATTCATTTTTTCAGCAAAGGCAGATGGGACTGGAGACAACTGATCACCACGGGAGGAATGCCAAGCTCTCATTCGGCAGCCGTTTCCTGTCTTGCCACGAGTGTTGGACTTACCCAGGGGTTTGACTCGCCACTTTTTGGGATTGCGGCAATGCTGGGGTTGATCGTTATGTACGATGCAATGGGAATCCGGCGCCATGCAGGTGAGACTGCCATGGCGCTCAATCGGCTCGAAGAGGATTTTGACAAGCATATTGAGGAACAATTTAGGGGGAAGAACAAACGCGACTACAGGCGAAGACACAAACGGTTGAAGGAAATGCTCGGGCATCAACCGGTTGAGGTCTTCGTTGGCTCCGTCTTCGGAATTTTGTTGGCGTTCCTGTTCCATCAATTTACTTAATCCCAAAGGAGGACCACAAATGGTGGATGTACAACCCGAATTGATTATGGACAACATTTAGATCCGTCGATTGACAGAGCCACTCCTACAGGAACTCAGGAGCTGATGAATTTTTCAGCTCCTTTAAAATGCAATCAAATTGTCACATTTTTGTTCACGATCTTGTTGAAAAACTGACGCTTAGTTAATAAGGTTAAGATATGATTTTAAGCTGATTGGAGGGATCGGCAGTGATCATGACAGGAGTTGTCATATTGTCCGTTGTGGTGATGGTAGTATTTTCGGCCTTCATTGTGGTACTCGTTAACCGGTACAGAAAAAAACTGACCTGTATGGCTGGCATGATGATAGCCATGACTTCCGCCATGATGGCCAGCACCCTGTTGGGAACGGTGCTTGGAACCTATACGGACGACATGTTGATACCAACTGTTGCCGCTGTTGTGATTGGAATGCTGGTCGGGTATTTTACCGGCAATCCTGTGTCGTTGATGGCAGCCATGGACGGCATGCTGGCAGGCATTATGGGTGGCATGATGGGCGCCATGCTTGGCGTGATGGAACGGTTGCAGTCCCCGATTCT comes from Effusibacillus lacus and encodes:
- a CDS encoding glycosyltransferase family 2 protein, whose amino-acid sequence is MSILGTIADGIFIALQVLIGVTSAYLATLAFFGLRHKKEVPASPPQKSFAVIVAAHNEEEVIEPLIDNLKKMDYPSELYDIYVICDNCTDNTAQIVRNAGAIACERFDDSRRGKGYAIEWMLDRLWEQEKQYDAVVMFDADNLVATDFLRHMNEKLLKGDRVIQGYLDTKNPYDSWIAISYAISYYFTNRMWQLPRFNLGLANALGGTGICIDTPLLKEMGWGAHSLTEDVEFTARCVERGIYPTWAHDAIVYDEKPNTLKASWNQRMRWMQGHFDCASRFLIPLLAKSIKTRNWAMLDAALYLFQPMRLLIILLITIILYLQLVMPEWWAVTDIQEILFPTEFWTVVSILIYGQLPLAMILEKANWRAYLGLVMYPIFLITWFPITVIAFFTKNNKTWSHTVHSRGIRVEELSR
- a CDS encoding B12-binding domain-containing radical SAM protein — encoded protein: MNILLTTLNAKFVHSSLALRYLRSYAEPYFPDIRLMEYTINDLSDKIAADIYKNKPDVVGFSCYIWNIQETVSVIKHLKKVLPEVKIVLGGPEVTYETRPFMEQHPYVDFVVAGEGEQTFLELLQALAQGRGAEGIQGVVYRDGDMIRENPPRPMLADLNAIPSPYQDRLEELENRIVYFECSRGCPFKCQYCLSSIEDGVRFFEMERVKRDLKRLIDAGVRQIKFVDRTFNIHKQYALEIFQFLIANRKDTTFHFEITADILKPEIVDFLNENAPKGLFQFEIGVQSTNDLTNALVQRRQNFGKLSNTVTKIRQGGKIHQHLDLIAGLPEEDYMSFRKTFNDVYALKPDELQLGFLKMLKGVGVKIRAADHGYVWSEEPPYEIYCNNVLSYEDVLRLKGIEDILERYSNSHKFDVSLPYIMAQEFDTPFDFFEQFADYWEDNCLFKVGHRLKALYEHLHAFLEARKSQQLPVIRELLKLDMVLHERSRQWPGWVQPERDREKVEQIYNLLQDEAWRRTNIPVLANVPAHLIRKNVYIMTLSCNVDLAVNQPEIAQTGQERSTIVVFYDAPHRQAGTGDYFVVADSICQR
- a CDS encoding M42 family metallopeptidase: MDQLMTMFKELTEASGAPGQEEEVRGLMHRYLQPLSEEILTDNLGSIIARKTGAPNGPKIMLAGHLDEIALLVTHVTSKGYIKFQPLGGWWSQVMLAQRVVIKTRKGDIVGVIGSKPPHVLSPEERNKVVQIKDMFIDIGASSAEEVKEFGVRPGDPILPICPFQVMNNEKFIMGKALDNRAGCALSVEVLRQLQGVQHPNVVYSGATVQEEVGLRGAATLPHIVEPDIFFALDVGIAGDTPGMPEDQMPNSKCGKGPLVILYDYSMVPHKKLLDFVLDTAEEEGIPVQFESMPGGGTDAGKVHLFKKGVPSLVIGFPTRYIHSHASIMHRDDFENAAKLLVAVIKKLDADTYASLLR
- a CDS encoding YunC family protein; translated protein: MVHVKPIEIEGHTVIGVHVELPKTNLIAIKTDKGYIMCGALDVGLLNEKLADRGIIAGRAVGVRSLDDLLNMPLESVTAKAEEMGIVPGMTGREALLKML
- a CDS encoding YolD-like family protein — encoded protein: MRIIDGNIFEAMRLVLPEHRELMERSKQESKKRKQPILSEDEWSQMGYILGESMQHKHKIRITLFDPHEDVVWEGTPLIKDGKLHLQTYDGIRQVPLKRVVKIEGIK
- a CDS encoding divergent PAP2 family protein, with protein sequence MRTILFNHSLIAALLAVGLAQFLKVPIHFFSKGRWDWRQLITTGGMPSSHSAAVSCLATSVGLTQGFDSPLFGIAAMLGLIVMYDAMGIRRHAGETAMALNRLEEDFDKHIEEQFRGKNKRDYRRRHKRLKEMLGHQPVEVFVGSVFGILLAFLFHQFT
- a CDS encoding DNA polymerase IV, encoding MKWIYGLVDMQSFYASCEVASRPEYALARRENDDSTDPLLVVSGDPGRRSGVILAATPTAKKAGIENAMRLGEALRYCPTVTVVKPRMQFYLETSIRIQQVIQSMFPLHEQFSVDEAFFAFPFPSILFPDPITAVRQLKESIWDLFRLRCRIGLSYNKWMAKMANKQAKKHPDGIVWWTEEDVPTKLHRLSVFDMWGLKRRAESLYYEFGARTIGDVAQIPEVKLQHRFGVWGTVIYRWSHGRDYSRMNPDSYDVPHKGISHRTTLPKDFYKRTEIIIVIQELLDEVCRRARSAGQKGRRVGLGLTYERLQSGFYKAKTLHFYSNEPHDLYPFLLELLDKWWTGDGVRAVSVSLDLLQHSNTLQLSLLDDVSKRHDLSRVVDEIRTKYGEASIMRAVSLQEAGQLRERSKKIGGHYM